In Lacibacter sp. H375, one DNA window encodes the following:
- a CDS encoding TonB-dependent receptor, with amino-acid sequence MKLRLFLCLFLLITCIVNAQVNTAQQFSISGIVKDEKGKAIALATVSVYKTADSVLLTATATDEKGRFSVSVNPGSYYLAVTFLSYQEKKPSNVVVDKNVNLGTIVLQETVKQMSEIVVTSDKKMMELKLDKRIYNVSQDVSNIGANASEILANIPSVTVDPDGNVSLRGSEGVRILIDGKPSALTGLRSTDALRNLQGAMIERIEVITNPSSRYDAAGETGIINIILKKNKTRGFNGNFTGTIGYPSNFSGAYSINYRTQKMNLFSSFGSNYRQNPGNGSSTQQFSSVDTSFIYNQTQNRTRRDFSVNFMAGIDYYISSNTTFTGSFLIDGGRENNLNKLLYEDFNSVGSLTGNSERTDAETATERDTELSFNLTKKFRGDKEREWTTDFKWTNSGEKESSDYLQIFSDGTKPLSQRSGNPAYEDNLLLQTDYSHAFGKDGKFETGLKGTIRRITNEFLVEEQTANGNWITLPAFDNNMEFIEQVYAVYGLLGNKVKNLSYQFGLRGELTAMRTGLVKTNEINERRYVNLFPSASLSYALDEKNTLQLSYSYRINRPDFRNLTPFADFSDPRVYFVGNPNLNPEFTHSMEAGHLLEWEKGSLLSGVYYRYKTGVVERIRTIDTVTGISNIIPINLSTQKELGAEITFAVTAASWWKINSTINFFRAVANGRYEDKELNSETISWTNRTTSRMTFFKDLDFQASVNYQSPRITTQGKTLAIYSIDLGLVKDIFKGKGTLTFNVRDLMNSRRRRTVVDIPGYYSNSDFLWRPRQMTLTLNFRINQQKIQRDNDDNDNGNIEG; translated from the coding sequence ATGAAATTACGATTGTTCTTATGTTTATTTCTATTAATCACCTGCATTGTCAATGCACAGGTAAACACAGCTCAACAATTTTCTATAAGTGGAATAGTGAAAGATGAAAAAGGGAAAGCTATTGCGCTTGCAACGGTGAGTGTTTATAAAACAGCTGATTCAGTTCTTCTTACTGCAACTGCAACAGATGAAAAAGGAAGATTTAGTGTAAGTGTTAATCCTGGCTCTTATTATTTAGCAGTAACATTTCTTTCCTACCAGGAAAAGAAACCAAGCAATGTTGTGGTTGATAAAAATGTAAATCTTGGAACAATTGTATTGCAGGAAACTGTAAAACAAATGTCGGAGATCGTAGTTACGTCCGATAAAAAGATGATGGAACTGAAACTGGATAAACGCATCTATAATGTAAGCCAGGATGTAAGTAATATCGGGGCAAATGCATCTGAGATATTGGCGAATATCCCTTCAGTAACGGTGGACCCAGACGGCAACGTAAGTTTAAGAGGCAGCGAAGGTGTGCGTATTCTGATCGATGGGAAACCATCTGCATTAACAGGATTGCGTAGTACCGATGCACTGCGTAACCTGCAGGGAGCAATGATCGAACGGATAGAAGTGATCACCAACCCGTCTTCACGTTATGATGCGGCGGGTGAAACAGGCATCATCAATATCATACTCAAGAAAAATAAAACTAGAGGCTTCAATGGAAATTTCACAGGAACCATTGGCTATCCTTCAAATTTCAGTGGAGCATACAGCATCAACTACCGCACGCAGAAGATGAATCTATTCTCAAGCTTTGGAAGTAATTATCGACAAAATCCGGGCAATGGTTCTTCCACACAACAGTTCAGCAGTGTAGATACAAGTTTTATTTATAATCAAACGCAGAACCGAACAAGACGTGATTTCTCTGTTAACTTTATGGCGGGTATTGATTATTACATTTCGTCAAACACAACTTTCACGGGTTCTTTTTTAATAGATGGTGGCAGAGAAAATAATCTCAATAAATTATTATACGAAGATTTTAACAGCGTAGGGTCGTTAACGGGCAACAGTGAACGAACAGATGCCGAAACAGCTACCGAACGTGATACAGAGTTGTCATTTAATCTAACAAAGAAATTTCGAGGAGATAAGGAGCGAGAATGGACCACTGATTTTAAATGGACAAACAGTGGTGAAAAAGAAAGCTCAGACTATCTTCAAATATTTTCTGATGGTACAAAACCATTGTCGCAGAGATCGGGTAATCCTGCATACGAAGACAATCTCCTATTGCAAACAGATTACAGTCATGCATTTGGTAAAGACGGAAAGTTTGAGACAGGCTTGAAAGGAACTATCCGGAGAATTACGAATGAATTTTTAGTTGAAGAACAGACTGCCAATGGCAATTGGATTACACTGCCAGCTTTTGATAATAATATGGAATTTATTGAGCAAGTGTATGCAGTGTATGGGCTACTTGGTAATAAAGTAAAAAACTTGTCCTATCAATTTGGTTTGCGTGGAGAATTAACAGCCATGCGTACAGGGTTAGTAAAAACAAATGAGATCAATGAACGGCGGTATGTAAATCTTTTTCCTTCAGCAAGTTTATCTTATGCACTTGATGAAAAAAATACCTTGCAATTGAGTTATAGTTACCGGATCAACCGACCTGATTTTCGTAACCTTACGCCGTTTGCTGATTTTTCTGATCCACGTGTTTACTTCGTTGGTAACCCTAACCTCAATCCAGAATTCACACATTCAATGGAAGCTGGTCATTTGCTTGAATGGGAAAAAGGTTCTTTGCTTTCGGGTGTTTACTACCGTTACAAAACAGGCGTGGTAGAGCGCATACGTACTATTGATACGGTTACTGGTATCAGCAATATCATACCAATTAATCTGTCAACACAAAAGGAGTTAGGTGCTGAAATAACGTTTGCTGTTACAGCAGCATCGTGGTGGAAGATCAACAGCACAATAAATTTCTTTCGTGCAGTTGCAAATGGAAGATATGAGGATAAGGAATTGAATAGTGAAACTATATCGTGGACCAACCGCACAACGTCACGCATGACATTTTTTAAAGACCTCGATTTCCAGGCATCCGTAAATTATCAATCGCCACGCATAACAACGCAGGGTAAAACGTTGGCCATCTATTCAATTGATCTGGGATTAGTAAAAGACATTTTTAAAGGTAAGGGTACACTTACATTCAATGTGCGTGATTTGATGAACAGCCGACGAAGAAGAACAGTTGTAGATATTCCCGGCTACTATTCCAACTCTGATTTTTTATGGCGGCCACGGCAAATGACATTGACGCTTAACTTCCGCATCAACCAACAAAAGATACAACGGGATAACGATGACAATGATAATGGAAATATTGAAGGATAA
- a CDS encoding M20/M25/M40 family metallo-hydrolase, giving the protein MRKFLLFTGLLFSAFSVFAQEEKTDLDIINKIIKEGTTNSQIMDIAFHLTDVSGPRLTNSPGYFRAANYAVNQLKKWGADKAGLEAWGDFGQGWQLKKSYIAMTAPYYKPIMAYPKTWTQSTKGLVKADVVVINVKDSTELVQYKGKLADKVVLVNRIDEYKHSFKPDANRYTDDELKKMADYKPNPQPQGPGGNQQAFARFGAAQRLNTLIKQLITEEGAAAYLTSSPASHDGTIFVQGPAGNRVDFTNGKPSILEIAVSFEDMKTINRLVNMGTTVSLDLDVQSEFTGNDVKGYNVIGEIKGTDPKLKDEVVMLGAHLDSWQGSTGATDNASGCAVMLEVMRIMKTLNLQPKRTIRIALWSGEEQGLLGSRGWIKNNVGDRVTKEVKPEQGKISAYYNIDNGTGKIRGVYLEGNAAVQPIFAKWLEPFHSAGASTLTLQNTGGTDHISFNEIGIPGFQFIQDEIEYDTRTHHTTMDSYDHLVADDLKQMATIVATFVYNTAQRAEKLPRKEMPKPAPAR; this is encoded by the coding sequence ATGAGAAAATTCTTGCTTTTCACAGGCTTGCTCTTCAGCGCCTTTTCTGTATTTGCCCAGGAAGAAAAAACAGATCTTGACATCATCAACAAGATCATTAAAGAAGGCACTACCAATTCGCAGATCATGGATATTGCTTTTCATCTTACCGATGTAAGCGGTCCACGTTTGACCAATTCACCCGGTTATTTCCGTGCAGCAAATTATGCTGTGAACCAATTGAAAAAATGGGGTGCTGATAAAGCAGGTTTAGAAGCATGGGGCGATTTTGGCCAGGGCTGGCAACTGAAGAAAAGTTACATCGCTATGACTGCTCCTTACTACAAACCCATTATGGCTTATCCAAAAACATGGACACAAAGCACAAAAGGTTTGGTGAAAGCAGATGTTGTGGTTATCAATGTAAAAGATTCAACTGAATTGGTTCAATACAAGGGAAAACTAGCAGACAAAGTTGTGTTGGTCAATCGTATTGATGAATACAAGCACAGTTTTAAGCCTGATGCAAATCGTTATACAGATGACGAATTAAAAAAAATGGCTGATTATAAACCTAATCCGCAGCCACAGGGTCCCGGTGGCAATCAGCAAGCATTTGCACGCTTTGGTGCTGCACAACGTTTGAACACACTCATTAAACAACTCATTACTGAAGAAGGTGCTGCTGCTTATTTAACCAGCAGCCCTGCATCACACGATGGAACTATTTTTGTACAAGGCCCTGCTGGCAATCGTGTTGATTTTACCAATGGTAAACCTTCTATTTTGGAAATAGCTGTTTCGTTTGAAGACATGAAAACCATCAACCGTTTGGTGAATATGGGTACAACCGTTTCACTTGATCTCGATGTACAATCAGAGTTTACAGGAAACGATGTGAAAGGTTACAATGTAATTGGTGAAATAAAAGGTACTGATCCTAAACTGAAAGATGAAGTGGTGATGTTGGGTGCCCATCTCGACAGCTGGCAAGGTTCAACCGGTGCAACAGACAACGCATCTGGCTGTGCTGTTATGCTTGAAGTAATGCGCATTATGAAAACATTGAACCTGCAACCAAAACGCACAATCCGTATTGCATTATGGAGTGGTGAAGAACAGGGTTTACTTGGTTCACGTGGCTGGATAAAAAACAATGTTGGTGATCGTGTAACCAAAGAAGTAAAACCCGAGCAAGGAAAAATTTCTGCTTACTACAATATTGATAATGGAACAGGAAAGATAAGAGGTGTTTATTTAGAAGGTAACGCTGCAGTGCAACCGATTTTTGCAAAATGGCTTGAACCATTTCATAGTGCAGGTGCTTCTACCCTCACCTTACAAAATACTGGTGGCACCGATCATATTTCATTTAATGAAATAGGTATTCCTGGTTTCCAGTTTATCCAGGATGAAATTGAGTATGACACACGAACGCATCATACAACAATGGATAGTTACGATCACCTTGTGGCTGATGATCTGAAACAAATGGCAACCATTGTTGCTACGTTTGTTTACAACACAGCACAACGTGCAGAGAAATTACCAAGAAAAGAAATGCCAAAACCGGCACCGGCCAGATAA
- a CDS encoding sensor histidine kinase, which yields MKKQKSLLLLFIFFVSLLLIVTNYYTIKVLSAARAYINGESEYSKGQKDASLYLVTYVESKNIAYWYAVNKSIEVPKGDNIARNALLSQKPVELARKGFIMGKNHAEDIPDMIWLFKNFHKAPFMKKAINIWASAEPLINKFDTIGKQIHSQIETGTLSAEQKVKFTTEINFLSSQLSEKESAFSNALGETARDVKGYLLLVNIFLILLLLSAIAIYAVKTINNLILIEKELILKNKELNDTNKQLEQFTYAASHDLQEPLRMVSSYMGLLQKKYDGQLDEKAQTYVHFAVDGAKRMKTLINDLLDYSKTSITAVDYHEVNVADVVNEITKTFPEELNEPGAGIFYSELPVIKANRLQMSQLFQNLIGNAIKYRSEAPPQINITATKNATHWIFAIKDNGLGIDPQFFERIFVIFQRLHSNSTHKGTGIGLALCKKIAERHGGDIWLESEEGKGSTFFFSISKNL from the coding sequence ATGAAAAAGCAAAAATCACTACTGTTACTCTTCATCTTTTTCGTTTCACTCCTGCTGATCGTTACGAATTACTATACCATAAAAGTACTTTCGGCAGCAAGAGCATACATCAATGGTGAATCTGAATACTCAAAGGGACAGAAAGATGCGTCCCTATACCTCGTTACTTATGTTGAATCAAAAAACATTGCATATTGGTATGCGGTCAATAAATCGATTGAAGTACCAAAAGGCGATAATATAGCAAGAAACGCCTTGCTCTCTCAAAAGCCTGTTGAACTTGCCAGGAAAGGTTTTATTATGGGGAAAAACCATGCAGAGGATATCCCTGATATGATCTGGCTCTTTAAAAATTTTCATAAAGCACCGTTTATGAAAAAAGCGATCAACATCTGGGCGTCAGCTGAGCCGCTTATCAACAAATTTGATACTATTGGCAAGCAAATTCATTCACAAATTGAAACTGGTACTTTATCTGCAGAACAAAAAGTAAAATTTACAACGGAGATCAACTTTCTTTCTTCGCAACTTTCAGAAAAAGAAAGTGCCTTTTCAAACGCATTGGGTGAAACGGCCAGAGATGTAAAAGGATATCTCCTGTTGGTCAATATATTTTTGATCCTTCTTTTATTAAGCGCTATTGCTATATATGCGGTAAAAACGATCAACAATCTGATCTTGATCGAAAAAGAGTTAATTCTTAAGAATAAAGAACTGAATGATACTAACAAACAACTTGAACAGTTTACCTATGCTGCCTCACACGATCTGCAGGAGCCGCTGAGAATGGTATCATCTTACATGGGTTTATTACAAAAAAAATATGATGGCCAGTTGGATGAAAAAGCACAAACTTATGTCCACTTCGCAGTTGATGGAGCAAAAAGAATGAAGACATTGATCAACGATTTGCTCGATTATTCTAAAACAAGTATCACCGCCGTTGACTACCATGAAGTGAATGTGGCCGATGTGGTTAACGAGATCACTAAAACCTTTCCGGAAGAGTTGAACGAACCAGGTGCCGGAATTTTTTATTCTGAATTGCCGGTAATAAAAGCAAACAGGTTGCAGATGTCGCAATTATTTCAAAACCTGATCGGCAATGCTATCAAGTACAGAAGCGAAGCACCCCCACAAATAAATATAACAGCCACTAAAAATGCTACACACTGGATATTCGCAATTAAGGATAATGGGCTGGGGATAGATCCGCAATTTTTTGAAAGGATCTTTGTGATCTTTCAGCGCCTGCATTCAAATTCAACACACAAAGGAACCGGGATTGGATTAGCACTCTGCAAAAAAATAGCTGAACGACATGGTGGAGATATCTGGCTAGAGTCGGAAGAAGGAAAAGGCAGCACGTTCTTTTTCAGTATTTCAAAAAATCTCTGA
- a CDS encoding polysaccharide deacetylase family protein, with protein sequence MKTILHFLSVLCFVLPSGFLSAQMDQRLKVLREIPVLSYHNIYLHPPKVNTLYISVGQFALQMEELYKRGYNAVLPDQIEAFYKNGKALPDHPFLISFDDAHIEHYTLALPVLEQYKFKAVFFVMTVCIDKKGFLSGSQIADLSKRGHIVGAHTWDHPNMTKLSMAKWDTEVVKPKGKLESIINKPVTCFAFPYGAWNEQLLQRLHESGFTTAFQLQGKLSNKYPLLTIRRMMVSGNTSPEVLVKQMKGLFK encoded by the coding sequence ATGAAAACCATCCTTCATTTTCTTAGTGTTCTCTGCTTTGTTCTTCCATCCGGTTTTTTATCTGCTCAAATGGATCAACGTTTAAAAGTGCTTCGGGAAATACCTGTTTTAAGTTATCACAATATTTACCTGCATCCGCCCAAAGTCAATACGCTTTATATCAGTGTCGGTCAGTTTGCCTTGCAAATGGAAGAACTGTACAAAAGGGGGTACAACGCTGTGTTGCCGGATCAAATTGAAGCGTTTTATAAAAACGGAAAGGCGTTGCCTGATCATCCATTTCTGATTTCGTTTGACGATGCACATATTGAGCATTACACGTTGGCTCTACCGGTACTGGAACAATATAAGTTTAAAGCCGTTTTTTTTGTGATGACGGTTTGTATTGATAAAAAGGGATTTCTTTCCGGAAGTCAGATCGCTGATCTATCAAAACGTGGACATATAGTAGGAGCGCACACATGGGATCACCCCAATATGACGAAACTCTCAATGGCCAAATGGGATACAGAGGTAGTTAAACCTAAAGGAAAGCTGGAGTCAATTATAAATAAACCAGTTACTTGTTTTGCTTTTCCTTATGGTGCATGGAATGAACAGTTATTGCAGAGGCTGCACGAAAGTGGATTTACCACAGCATTTCAATTGCAAGGTAAACTCAGTAATAAATATCCGTTATTAACAATAAGGCGTATGATGGTGAGTGGAAATACGTCGCCGGAGGTATTGGTTAAACAAATGAAAGGGCTCTTTAAATAG
- a CDS encoding c-type cytochrome: MRYTFKIAGSALACILFINACNNQATETKETTASTPSAEDKIKEGERLVASLDCEICHSPKRMGPKGPEIIPELRFGGHQAGSQLPPFDEATVKAGWVLFAPDFTSMIGPWGQSYTANISSDSTGIGMWTEDQFKKVLREGKYKGMDNTRPILPPMPWEAYKNLTDEEISKVFAFLKSTTPVKNVVPTAKINPPPKM, translated from the coding sequence ATGCGTTACACATTCAAGATTGCCGGCTCGGCTTTAGCATGCATTCTGTTCATTAACGCCTGTAACAACCAGGCAACAGAAACAAAAGAAACAACAGCTTCCACTCCAAGTGCGGAAGATAAAATTAAAGAAGGTGAACGTTTAGTTGCAAGCCTCGATTGCGAGATCTGCCATTCACCAAAACGTATGGGGCCAAAAGGTCCTGAGATAATTCCTGAACTTCGGTTCGGGGGTCACCAGGCAGGTTCTCAGCTTCCTCCTTTTGATGAAGCTACAGTGAAAGCAGGCTGGGTGCTGTTTGCCCCTGACTTCACTTCCATGATCGGTCCGTGGGGCCAATCCTACACAGCCAACATTAGCAGCGATTCTACAGGTATAGGTATGTGGACCGAAGATCAATTTAAAAAAGTGTTGCGTGAAGGAAAATACAAAGGCATGGACAATACACGGCCGATCTTACCTCCAATGCCATGGGAAGCCTATAAGAATTTAACAGATGAAGAAATAAGTAAAGTATTTGCTTTTCTTAAATCAACAACGCCGGTTAAGAATGTAGTGCCAACCGCAAAGATTAATCCGCCGCCAAAAATGTAA
- a CDS encoding deoxycytidylate deaminase: MSKRTNYISWDEYFMGVALLSAKRSKDPATQVGACIVNTKNKIVGAGYNGLPAGCDDNEFPWDKQGDFLQTKYPYVCHAELNAILNNIGMDLHGCRIYTALFPCNECAKAIIQSGITEVIYLSDKYNGSDTSLASRRMLDTAGVQYRKVEANISKIELSFAEKDV, from the coding sequence ATGAGCAAACGAACTAACTACATTTCCTGGGATGAATATTTTATGGGCGTGGCCTTACTTTCTGCAAAACGAAGTAAAGATCCCGCAACACAGGTGGGTGCTTGTATTGTGAATACAAAAAACAAGATCGTTGGAGCGGGTTATAATGGTTTGCCTGCTGGTTGCGATGACAATGAATTTCCATGGGATAAGCAAGGCGATTTTCTGCAAACAAAATATCCATATGTGTGCCATGCAGAACTGAATGCCATCCTTAATAACATTGGCATGGATCTGCACGGCTGCAGAATTTATACTGCATTGTTTCCTTGTAATGAATGTGCGAAAGCAATTATTCAATCAGGTATTACAGAAGTAATATATCTGTCTGATAAATATAATGGCAGCGATACTTCATTGGCATCAAGGCGCATGCTTGATACGGCAGGTGTACAGTACCGTAAAGTTGAAGCTAATATCTCTAAAATTGAACTGTCGTTTGCAGAGAAGGACGTATAA
- a CDS encoding nucleoside 2-deoxyribosyltransferase codes for MKAYISISYQRRRSLNTAITAIMSVLEEHQVESFVFVDHYKFEETHEEEMMRSALAELEQCDLLIAETSHKGIGIGIEAGYAKAKNKPVVYLRHKEAEHSTTLSGASDHRVIYKNTDDLQQQLVLIIKEIIASAEPVVVSSTSQIS; via the coding sequence ATGAAAGCCTATATCTCCATCAGCTACCAACGTCGCAGGAGTCTTAACACCGCCATTACTGCTATTATGAGTGTTCTTGAAGAACACCAGGTAGAATCATTTGTTTTTGTTGATCATTACAAATTTGAAGAAACGCACGAAGAAGAAATGATGCGTTCGGCACTTGCTGAATTAGAGCAGTGTGATTTATTGATAGCAGAAACATCGCACAAAGGTATCGGCATCGGTATTGAAGCGGGTTATGCAAAAGCGAAGAACAAACCTGTAGTTTATCTCCGGCATAAAGAAGCAGAACATTCTACTACGCTTTCAGGTGCAAGTGATCACCGGGTGATCTACAAAAACACAGACGACCTGCAGCAACAACTTGTATTAATCATTAAAGAAATTATTGCCTCTGCAGAACCTGTAGTAGTTTCTTCAACGTCGCAAATTTCCTGA
- a CDS encoding T9SS type A sorting domain-containing protein: MKHFLSVIILLAINSTVGNAQLSNGGTLANFTIDADTKVGYAKFGTTTLLAYNNDDWFLPASYSGTGKGVIDTTGASAFRTRLMAGNNISFSRRMNVVNNTVVNGRIWVDGLYVRDYIGSNIDSLNMSYDSTTFGNAAKNAGNPNTNWNVGTQTIPGKNDLIDGFAHLRRDGSSPSDSLWMNFAISTLGVLGTRYYDIELFKKSCVYNSTTGLFSTGGTEGGHSEWKFNASGQIIQTGDLIISATFSPGSAPVLDIRIWVSATTHSTVNPAFFNFNSNFDMPSGGSYGYAQIVSNANTTAFGAGTSNYSGVELIDTTYATPWGATTFNATNTQRIWSQNFNQLQLVETGINLTRIGLDPSLYTALGMGQCSPLFNSVFFKSRSSASFTSNLQDFMGPYDFGALPAASTVAASSNFPALCPNNPVSTLFVNNPVSTSLYEWSTPNGSIATNPAAGTTIDINGPGIYYVAQRLFSGCEVYAIDTIQIVYTSGSCSILPSSKIEINGTVKANKAIVSWRVEDELLSLSNKFVVERTINNSTYATVAEVNAEAGKTVYSIDDLLSAPATGYNYRIRIVKKDNSGAYSSSILVKTKHLDNEVSFYPNPAQNELNYYTGATAKNAQVGIYDISGAVLQQATFSGNNVRLNISLLKSGTYYLKVQQQDGSEAKLHKFVKL, encoded by the coding sequence ATGAAACATTTTTTATCCGTAATTATTCTGCTTGCAATTAACAGCACGGTTGGTAATGCACAATTATCAAATGGTGGAACACTCGCCAATTTTACAATAGATGCCGATACAAAAGTCGGTTACGCAAAATTTGGTACCACAACACTTCTTGCCTACAATAACGACGATTGGTTTCTGCCAGCTTCCTACTCTGGAACCGGGAAAGGTGTAATAGATACCACCGGGGCATCAGCTTTCAGAACACGTTTGATGGCGGGTAATAATATTTCATTCAGCCGCAGAATGAATGTAGTGAATAACACTGTTGTTAACGGCAGAATATGGGTTGATGGTTTGTATGTAAGAGACTATATAGGCAGCAACATCGATTCATTGAACATGTCTTATGACAGTACTACGTTTGGCAATGCCGCTAAAAACGCCGGTAACCCAAATACGAACTGGAATGTAGGTACACAAACTATCCCGGGTAAAAATGATCTGATTGATGGCTTTGCCCATTTGCGCAGAGATGGAAGTTCCCCAAGTGATTCTTTATGGATGAACTTTGCAATAAGCACTCTTGGTGTGTTAGGCACACGTTATTATGATATTGAGCTTTTCAAAAAATCATGTGTTTATAACAGTACAACTGGTTTATTCAGTACTGGTGGTACAGAAGGTGGACATTCAGAATGGAAATTTAATGCCAGCGGTCAAATAATTCAGACAGGTGACCTTATCATTTCAGCAACATTCAGCCCAGGTTCTGCTCCTGTACTCGATATCAGGATATGGGTTTCTGCAACAACGCACAGCACAGTAAACCCTGCTTTTTTCAATTTCAATTCTAATTTCGATATGCCATCCGGTGGTAGCTATGGCTATGCGCAGATTGTATCAAACGCAAATACTACTGCCTTTGGTGCAGGAACTTCAAACTACAGTGGCGTAGAACTTATCGATACTACTTATGCTACGCCATGGGGTGCTACAACGTTTAATGCAACAAATACACAGCGAATCTGGTCGCAAAATTTCAATCAACTTCAATTAGTAGAAACTGGAATTAATTTAACCCGAATCGGATTAGATCCTTCATTGTACACAGCCTTGGGTATGGGTCAATGTTCGCCTTTATTCAATTCTGTTTTCTTTAAATCACGTTCATCTGCATCGTTTACATCAAACCTGCAGGATTTTATGGGCCCTTACGATTTTGGCGCATTACCTGCTGCTTCAACCGTTGCTGCATCTTCTAATTTTCCGGCATTGTGTCCTAATAACCCTGTCAGTACATTGTTTGTAAACAATCCTGTTAGTACATCTCTCTACGAATGGAGCACACCCAATGGTAGTATTGCAACAAATCCAGCAGCAGGTACAACAATTGATATCAATGGTCCCGGTATTTATTATGTTGCCCAACGCTTATTCAGTGGATGCGAAGTGTATGCAATAGACACAATACAGATCGTTTATACATCCGGAAGCTGTTCTATCTTGCCAAGCAGTAAAATTGAGATCAACGGAACAGTGAAAGCAAATAAAGCAATAGTTAGCTGGAGAGTTGAAGATGAATTACTTTCTTTAAGCAATAAGTTTGTGGTGGAGAGAACCATTAACAATAGTACTTATGCAACAGTTGCTGAGGTTAATGCAGAAGCAGGCAAAACTGTTTATTCTATTGATGATCTTCTTTCTGCTCCTGCTACCGGGTACAATTACCGGATTAGAATTGTTAAGAAAGATAATTCAGGCGCTTACTCTTCATCAATTCTTGTAAAGACAAAACACCTGGATAATGAAGTAAGTTTTTATCCTAACCCGGCTCAAAATGAGTTGAATTATTATACTGGAGCAACAGCAAAAAATGCACAGGTTGGTATCTATGATATTTCCGGCGCAGTATTGCAGCAGGCAACGTTTTCAGGTAATAATGTTCGGTTGAATATCAGTTTACTTAAATCCGGTACTTATTATTTAAAAGTGCAGCAACAGGATGGAAGCGAAGCGAAGTTGCACAAGTTTGTTAAACTCTAA
- a CDS encoding C40 family peptidase yields the protein MNSADTVVNSIPDTVLDESQKVWVDSFPIDNHLNNVVDSGKEVSRDQLLAYAKTLIGTPYKYASIDPAEGLDCSGFITHVFNHFSINVPRSSVDFTNYGVPVNLADAETGDLILFSETDTLSKVVGHMGIVTEIIDGELQFIHSTSGKAYAVTISKLNEHYRKRFVKVIRISYARNGKL from the coding sequence ATGAATTCTGCCGATACTGTTGTTAATTCGATTCCTGATACGGTTTTAGATGAGTCTCAGAAGGTTTGGGTCGATTCGTTTCCCATCGACAATCATTTAAATAATGTTGTTGACAGTGGAAAGGAAGTATCACGTGATCAATTGCTGGCATATGCAAAAACGTTGATTGGCACCCCTTACAAATATGCATCAATTGATCCTGCTGAAGGATTAGATTGCTCAGGTTTTATTACGCACGTGTTCAATCATTTTTCTATCAACGTTCCCAGGTCATCAGTTGATTTTACGAATTATGGAGTACCTGTTAATCTCGCCGACGCTGAGACGGGGGATTTAATTCTTTTTTCCGAAACAGATACCTTATCCAAAGTTGTTGGGCACATGGGGATAGTTACAGAAATTATTGATGGTGAATTGCAATTTATTCATTCAACTTCAGGTAAAGCGTATGCAGTTACGATCAGTAAATTGAATGAGCATTACAGAAAGCGGTTCGTTAAAGTCATCCGCATTTCCTATGCTCGTAATGGTAAACTTTAA